A section of the Malania oleifera isolate guangnan ecotype guangnan chromosome 2, ASM2987363v1, whole genome shotgun sequence genome encodes:
- the LOC131147669 gene encoding uncharacterized protein At4g28440-like, with amino-acid sequence MAKIIILFEFYYKLKNPNFKPKFRLRVWHQNTHTRLETEKYMATTTATTTRTATAKRKPVFVKVDQLKPGTSGHTLAVKVVNSKTVLQKGRSASQLPNRSRIAECLVGDETASILFTARNEQVDMMKPGATLILRNAKIDMFKGSMRLAVDKWGRVEVTEPAKFVVKEDNNLSLVEYELVNVAEE; translated from the exons ATGgctaaaattattatattatttgagttttattataaactcaaaaaccctaacttcaagCCGaagtttaggcttagggtttggcATCAAAATACGCACACTCGACTCGAGACAGAGAAATACATGGCGACAACGACGGCGACTACAACAAGGACGGCGACAGCGAAAAGGAAGCCGGTGTTTGTCAAGGTGGATCAACTGAAGCCTGGAACGAGCGGCCACACCCTAGCGGTGAAGGTGGTGAACTCGAAGACGGTGCTACAGAAGGGTCGATCGGCATCTCAGCTTCCTAACCGCAGTCGCATCGCTGAGTGCCTCGTCGGCGATGAGACAGCTTCTATCCTCTTCACCGCTCGTAACGAGCAAG TTGATATGATGAAGCCAGGCGCCACTCTTATTTTGCGTAATGCGAAGATTGACATGTTTAAGGGGTCGATGAGGCTGGCGGTTGACAAATGGGGGCGTGTTGAAGTCACTGAACCGGCTAAATTTGTGGTTAAAGAGGATAACAATCTCTCGCTTGTTGAATATGAACTAGTTAATGTTGCGGAAGAGTGA